The DNA sequence tacaattatcttCACCAGGTGGAGCTATTACACTAAATGTTtacggtttaaaaaaaaatgctaccTATTCTACagaacatataaaataaactttaattgtGAAGTGTCTACTCGTAGaagtgtttaaaaattttaaataattttttgttaataataaatatataaatgtaagtaAACTGTCatctattttttgtttaaaaagaaaaaactatttacttatttttttttttttactactcttaaaattttctaggTTATAAActccaataaatatttttattatcaaccctagaaaaaaaatttattaatttaaaaaaaaaaaaaaaactgagtaaaaaaaactaaatttttttttgcagttgattgaataaaaaaaaaccaaaaatggATTTTCAAAATCGTCCGGGTGGTAAAACCGGTGGCGGAGGTGTAGCATCATGGTCAGAAAGTAATCGTGATCGTCGCGAACGTCTACGTCAGTTGGCATTAGAGACAATCGATCTAAACAAAGATCCATATTTTATGAAGAATCATTTAGGATCTTATGAATGCAAACTCTGTTTGACGTTACACAACAACGAGGGCAGTTATTTAGCCCATACCCAGGGTAAAAAACATCAAGCGAATTTAGCACGACGTGCTGCAAAAGAAGCCAAAGAAGCGCCGCAAACATTGGCGCCGGAAAAACCCCGGGTCGAGCCGaagaaatttgtaaaaatcgGACGTCCGGGTTACCGAGTCACTAAACAACGAGACCCAGAAACAGGACAGCAGAGTCTACTGTTTCAAGTCGACTATCCAGAAGTTGCTGACAGTGTGATACCACGGCACAGATTCATGTCAGCTTATGAGCAAAGAGTGGAACCACCTGACCGTAAATGGCAGTATCTTTTATTCGCAGCCGAGCCGTATGAAACTGTTGCGTTCAAAGTACCGAGTAGAGAAGTCGAAAAGGCTGAGGGTAAATTCTGGACTTACTGGAACAAGGACACGAAGCAATTTTTCTTACAGTTTGCGTTCAAAAATGAGAAACCGACTGTAGGAAAAATTCCACCGCCTCCGGTGCCGTTGATCAGACCAGGACTTGGTCAGCCGATGATGCCAGTGCCTCCACCGCCTAGACCTCCGATGTTCAACCCAGTCCCTCCTCCTCCGGCAATGCTAGGTGGGGTTCAAATCCCACCCCCACCTCCACATTTAGGCTAAaagtttatttctttttttactactAATAAATGtcacttaataatttatgataaataaaaattttattgaaataaatactcgAGGTCTTGTTattgaaaaacattttatttttatcaaggaTTCATGGTTATTATACATTTGTAGACAGGTCTTCGGGtctctgaaaaaataatcaaaatttttggtaatttagttgtatagaaaaaaaaattgataattatttttgaataattagatATCAGAAATGAACGAATCTACATGGGTGAAAGTGATGTACGCACTTTAAGACCGCCCGTTCACATTATCatcataataaacattttttaaaataaataattattatttttagaccaAGTcgaatacaatttttattaaggaCGTAGATAAGCAATGGCGTATCAACTAACAGATggtattttgataaaattttgattcaagatttagaaatatttttgaaaaaatttattaaagttattcGAGCACTAATGACTGcgtttattaatcaattataataaaaaacagaCGTACCACTCAAATTCTCGgcaatctgaaaaaaaaataaaaacaaaaattaataaatttgtttttcttttttatttttgaatgttgataataaaatttatttaaaatcagttATTGAACATGATCAACAGTAATAAATAGTGTTGTACGCACTATTCAGACCGCCCGTTCAGTATCAATCAtttaatctttattattaattacaacatTTAATtggtatttaaattgaaaattattcttgataaaaattaattaaaattttgtattataaaaaaaaatttaccgataATTAAGCGCTGAGTACACAGGCACCTCCAACAGCCTTGATTTTGTCTTCTGCTTTCTTACTGAAGAATTTAGCCTTAACGATAACGGGTTGATCAGGTAGACGCCCTTTGCCCAAAAGTTTATAATAAccctagaaaaaaaattatatatttgtaaattaaaactcATGAAAAATGATCTTGGAGTTATCAgacaattgacaatttttagatttttctcagcatattaatttaaaaaaataaaaaaatgcacctgtagaaatttaagaaaagctataggtgcaattttttttatttgattttgaaaaaaataaaaaattatcagacagcggataacttcagtatcaaaaaatgatcgctaataaataattgtcctTACAGCCTTGGAAAGATCGATGACAGGAACTTTTCCATTGGTATTGTCCTTGTATCTTAATCTAGTTTGCTCCGAAACAAGAGTCCATAATTTATCCAGGTTAAGGGTTGGACACCATGTCGAGTTTTTGCGCACGTGATAATTTCTCATACCGAgctgatgaaaaataaaaagaaaattgttaatatttactaGTAATTTCCAACCAAAACACAAgggaattaattaattacctttcCAAAGTATCCAGGATGGTATTTGTCAAAATTAATACGGTGGTGGTGCAGACCTCCGGCGTTACCACGACCTCCAGGATGTTTTCTATGTTTGcctaaagtaatttaaaaaaaaaaattaattactagtcAGTAAATATTAAACGCACAAGTAAACGCCAGGCAAAtcaatacattaattaattaattatttaattacgagAGAAGTTATTTGAAGAGAAACTGAggttagaatttttaaaaaagttgcgcatgaaaaatttaaatttgaatttgaattaattaaaaaaactcaccAATACGACCGTGGCCGTGGCTTACATGTCCACGGAGCTTCCTGGTCTTCTTTTTCGAGGTGgcctgtaaaaaaatttaaaaagataaattttgcTGCCATGTTTACACGACACACGCGAGCGAAGGGTTGACGCGGTtggaataattgaaaataatggggatgatataaaaatttcgggTAACTATGAGGATTTTTTAACACAACAGTAATtgattttagtaaataattgagattttaaattatcttgagACGGATGTATGCAATAATTTCGGataaatttgagtaaaaatcGTGACACTCACCATCTTGATCGAATCGTAAAGAAAAAGGAATGATGCGGATGATTATTTTTAGGCGCATGCGTTTTAAATGTCACTAACGTTACCTATCGGGAGTTtggattattatattttttttatttaatttgaattagaaacttttttttttttttagaaattataaataaatttaaattaggagatttaaaataatttttttttatctgttgttttattttattttttaaaaaaggcgcgggaaaaatgatatttttttgaatttatttcgcgCGAAGTTGAGGAtcaatttatggaaaaaacatatttataagataatttgaattataagtccaatatatatatacattttttaagtttttgataaaataaatatgagtacGTAagtagaataataaataaaaaaatgattttgaagtgaccagacaattaacaattctcagattttttttttaacgacttaatttaaaaaaaaaaaaaaactaaaaaaatgcacatttagagaattcaaaaaactatgggtgtaatttttttaaaatatttttttttcataatttttccttaaaaaaagaattcaaaaattatttaacgttGGATTTCAgtctcataataaaaaatatgatactgtCAGgtgttaattcttttatttatttatttaaaatttataaatcgtctcatgtctgctacaCTCACTCGTGTTTCGAATCGAATATACTAATCGATTCGATTTAAACTCAATTCCCACATGcctactatttaaataactaaaaattcagtttacacatttttaaaaaactgaaatattAGCGcgcgctttttttaaaatttaattatttgaatttatttatttaatttataaattgtttcatATCCACTACATTATACTCACAATTACGTGCACCTACGCAATGTAAAGTTCAATATCGAAGTTTCAAATATCGAGTAATCGAACTAGGCAACAATCGATAAGTGTAAAATaagttcttgataaaagtgcAAACttcaaatcataaaattgttGCAAAtgtaaaagtattgaaaacCGGTGTGTGATTTTCGATAGTACCATATTTTTCTTGACGTAtgttacaaaataatattaatttcacaAAATCTTTTACATTAACAAATTACCGTAAGAAATTAAagtccgtaaaaaaaaaagttatactcccgactaaaattatttgattaataatagttaattttttttacctaaatataaataatacacgTCATACTTTTATGTCATACATAAAACACATTtaacatttacttttttttcaataaatttactttaattagtaataacttaatcaattaattaagtacattaattgttttaattatttaaaaaaaaaatagtctattatttttatgatttttttttgcgctcCGAGTGTTACTCAGttaagtttcttttttttatttttaaaataattatttttaaattataaataatgggAAAGCCTAAGAAAGGAAAACGTTCTGGTAAAGATGATGATTtgtaagtattaattaatcattaattaattaaatatttttttaaaaatttaacctgcaacaattcaaataatttatttactaaataaccTCAtgcttttgtttatttatctaaataatttaaatttaaaaatttgaaattttttattgttaaatttaattaatttgtataattaaataaattgattatttctTATTGTGATGTAATATAATTGGCagtagaatttatttatttaaaaaatataaaaatatgttttatgaTGATGCAATTAATTCAATGATCTAGCCAACAAAATTGAGGTTACAAAAAGGCGCCACaatcttaatatttaaatttaaattactgttttaaattttagtgattttaaaaaataattttattgaaaatttaatgacatttattttacatgaatattaatttttaaaaataattttaaaaattaattatagtgaAAGTTGTATGACAATAAAGTcagtagataaataaattttttttctagggACAGTGATATTGATATCGAAGAACAATCAATAGCAAGTCAAGattcaaaaacaaaatcatcaaaatcgactggtaaagataaaaagaaaaagaaagatgACATCGATGACCTAGCAGATGATTTAGAAGAATTAAAAGTCGATAAAAGTAAAtctaaaaaaggaaaaaaatcaaatcgtAAAGCTCATGATGATTCTGATGATGAGTCGATtagtttatcaaataaaaacgttgcaaaaaataaaggaaagaAAGACGAGGATTCGGATTCTGAGTTTGAAGTAAAGGTCAGCAAAGGAAAGAAGAAGAGTCAAGTAAAAAAAGGATTCGCTGCATTAAATGATTCTGATAACGATGATgaagatgataatgatgatgatgatgaggaaAAAGTCGCGGCAAAAGCTAAAGGAAAGTCTAAGAAAAAGAAAGGAAAGAAAGGGCATGACTTTGATGATTTTgaggatgatgatgacgagcgtgttaatattaagattcatgatgatgatgatgatgatgatgtgtCGGctgtagttaaaaataaagtcaatagcaagaaaaataaaaagaagaaagaTGATGATTTTGATAATGACAGTACTAAAGTCAAAGGGAAAACGAAAAAAGGCAAGAAAAAGTCTTTgtctgatgatgatgatgatgacatcGTCAGTAaaccgggaaaaaataaacaaggtGAGTAATTTTATTCGGTGACACTGggggtaattttaaaaatttttcttgattttttaaattttatttttttgttctaatataatattttcaaaaattggacctgcagattttttaattttctacatgcgtatatttttagtatttttcttttttttcgttgatacaaattaattatctgggtaataaatttaatttctctcccttaatttattgcaatttttatttgaaaataatccttttttttttagttaaaagtGTCTTTGCATTACTGGATATTGAAggagatgatgatgatgacgataatgatgatgataatgatgacaaACGTCAGGAAAGTGAAGATGAAGAAAAAGTTGTCAGTATAGAGAGACCTAAAACCAAACAACAAAAtcagaaaaatcaaaatcaagaGTCTGCGCACAATAAAAAAGGAAGAAaaggtttttatttattttattaaattattttaactaattttgaatgat is a window from the Microplitis demolitor isolate Queensland-Clemson2020A chromosome 4, iyMicDemo2.1a, whole genome shotgun sequence genome containing:
- the LOC103570288 gene encoding splicing factor 3A subunit 2 — its product is MDFQNRPGGKTGGGGVASWSESNRDRRERLRQLALETIDLNKDPYFMKNHLGSYECKLCLTLHNNEGSYLAHTQGKKHQANLARRAAKEAKEAPQTLAPEKPRVEPKKFVKIGRPGYRVTKQRDPETGQQSLLFQVDYPEVADSVIPRHRFMSAYEQRVEPPDRKWQYLLFAAEPYETVAFKVPSREVEKAEGKFWTYWNKDTKQFFLQFAFKNEKPTVGKIPPPPVPLIRPGLGQPMMPVPPPPRPPMFNPVPPPPAMLGGVQIPPPPPHLG
- the LOC103570286 gene encoding 60S ribosomal protein L27a produces the protein MATSKKKTRKLRGHVSHGHGRIGKHRKHPGGRGNAGGLHHHRINFDKYHPGYFGKLGMRNYHVRKNSTWCPTLNLDKLWTLVSEQTRLRYKDNTNGKVPVIDLSKAGYYKLLGKGRLPDQPVIVKAKFFSKKAEDKIKAVGGACVLSA